The genomic segment TGATGGCCGCCGACCGGGTGGACGTGCTGGAGAGCAGCGTGGAGGCGCTGCTGACCGGCCACCCCGACAACCCGATCACGGAGACCGGGGTGGTGGCCGAGTTCAAGCGCCACGGCATCCGCTCGCGCGTGGGCCAGCACCGCGCCGACCTGAAGCACCAGCCGCTGGACGCCCTGATCGTCGCGGCGCCGTGGGTGCTCGCCCTGGGCGGTGCGTTCCTGGCCGGCCGGGCCCTGGCCAGGAGGCTCGGCGACTGAGGTGCGGGACCGCAAAAGATTGGGTCTCACACGGAGTCAACGGAGTTAACGGAGAACTGCGGGGGTCCTCCGTTGACTCCGTTTCCTCCGTGTGAGGCTTTTTCGAAGGTTCGGTCGAGGCGTATGCTCAGATCCGCACGACGCCGTCTTCCCCCAGCAGGCGCACGATCTCGTGCCGCAGGTGGGCGAACTGGGCGTCGAGGAGGACGGGGCGGGCGCCGGCGGTGGGGAGCGGCTCGTCCAGCTCCACCCAGGAGACGCAGCCCTCGTAGGCGGGGGTGTTGGCGACCAGGCGCGGCTCGGGGAGGCGGAAGGCGCGGACGACCAGTACGTGCAGCCACGGCCTGCCGCGGTACTGGAAGCGCGCGCGCAGCGTCTCCGGCGTGAACGGCTGCATGTCGGCGAGCCGCTCCAGCGCTTCCAGGCTCTCCACGCGCAGCGCGTCCTCCACCACGCAGTAGAGGCGGAAGGGGATCTGGTCCGGGGCGAAGCGCGGCGTCTCGTCCAGGTAGCCGCGGAAGTCGGGCGCCAGCTCGCTCTCGTTCTGGTGCCAGCCGGTGGGGTGGATCCAGAACTCGCGATGCTCCACCTCGAAGCCGCCGCGCTTCTCGTAGATCCCGCCCTTGCGCACCAGCAGCGTGATGCGCCCCTCGGCCAGCGCGTGCTCGACGGCCGCCCACTCCTTGAGCGCCGACCGGTTCTCCTCCTCCACGCTCACTCCTTCGCGAACGGCAGCCTGGCGACCACGGCCTCCGCGCCCTCGGCCGAGCCCACGCGGACGGCGGCGCCGGGCGGCACCTCGCGGCGCACGTAGCCGAGCGCCACGGTCTGTCCCAGGAGCGGCGAGACGGCCGCGCTGGTCACCCAGCCCACCTCGCGGCCGTTCTCGGGGTTGAAGAGCTTCGCGCCCGGCGCCGGAGCGGGCGCGTCGCCCAGCAGCAGGCCGCGCAGGTGCTTGTTCACGTGGCCGCGGTGGGCGATGCGGACGATCACCTCCTGCCCCGTGTAGCACCCCTTGGTGAACGAGATGGCGCGGCCCAGCAGCCCCGACTCCTCGAACGCCTCGGTGGGGATGACCTCCTCCGTCAGGTCGGCGCCGTAGCGGGGCCGCCCCGCCTCGATCCGCAGCGTCTCGACCGCCCCGAGCCCCACCGGCCGCGCCCCCGCCTCCACCAGCGCCGTCCACGCCCCCGCCGCCGCTTCGGCGGGGACGAACAGGTCGAACCCCTCCTCGCCGCCCACGTACCGCGTCGCCGCGACGAGCACCGGCGCCCCGCCGAGCTCCGCCTCCACGTGCGCGTCCTCCTCTCCCGGCGGCTCCACGCCGAGCACGGCGGAGACGATCGCTCTCGCGCGCGGCCCGTGGACGCCGACCGCCGGCAGCGCGTCGGAGACGTCGGCCCAGCGCGCGAACATCGGGGGGATGAACTTCCGGAAGTGCTCGCGGACCCCCTCGAGCGCCTCGCGCGGGAGGTCGAGGAGGACTTCGACGCCGGACGCCAGCTCGCGGCGGAAGGCGCGCAGCTCGGCGATGGTGCGGCCCTTGGGCGTGAGCATGGCCGCGTAGACGCCCTGCCCGGGAGGCGAATTGGCCAGGTCGTTGGTGACGAGCCCCTGGATCATCCGCACGGGGTCCTTCCCCCACAG from the Longimicrobium sp. genome contains:
- a CDS encoding DUF1802 family protein, with product MEEENRSALKEWAAVEHALAEGRITLLVRKGGIYEKRGGFEVEHREFWIHPTGWHQNESELAPDFRGYLDETPRFAPDQIPFRLYCVVEDALRVESLEALERLADMQPFTPETLRARFQYRGRPWLHVLVVRAFRLPEPRLVANTPAYEGCVSWVELDEPLPTAGARPVLLDAQFAHLRHEIVRLLGEDGVVRI
- a CDS encoding glycine cleavage T C-terminal barrel domain-containing protein, giving the protein MDSTSATAATVESPAPESPLRPLQEAAGAVWAEVAGRPVARHYGDSLGEYRAVREAAGVAERSDRARIRLWGKDPVRMIQGLVTNDLANSPPGQGVYAAMLTPKGRTIAELRAFRRELASGVEVLLDLPREALEGVREHFRKFIPPMFARWADVSDALPAVGVHGPRARAIVSAVLGVEPPGEEDAHVEAELGGAPVLVAATRYVGGEEGFDLFVPAEAAAGAWTALVEAGARPVGLGAVETLRIEAGRPRYGADLTEEVIPTEAFEESGLLGRAISFTKGCYTGQEVIVRIAHRGHVNKHLRGLLLGDAPAPAPGAKLFNPENGREVGWVTSAAVSPLLGQTVALGYVRREVPPGAAVRVGSAEGAEAVVARLPFAKE